The proteins below are encoded in one region of Archocentrus centrarchus isolate MPI-CPG fArcCen1 chromosome 13, fArcCen1, whole genome shotgun sequence:
- the LOC115789924 gene encoding uncharacterized protein LOC115789924 yields the protein MLMKMDAARPTFLLTLCLTCVPSNESCGDLEYCEKISLRASLGSSLFLPCSIKTSNPKWVIWSHTAKEKADLVKLTPEGHIMFLDPRNGRVKVFPIQASDGNFSIRIDELEKADLGCYNCGWTCLQVVDGRNSSGSIQPLIHMGARVAALLLLSVGGLYCCKKCRVLHNNKTQDTANSPTHAGTEEEHKSEEPQKPSSTSLSSSEAEKTKGSIR from the exons ATGCTGATGAAGATGGACGCTGCCAGGCCGACTTTCCTTTTAACCCTGTGCCTCACCTGTGTGCCTTCAAATG AATCTTGTGGGGATTTGGAATATTGTGAAAAGATCAGCCTGAGAGCTTCGCTTGGCTCATCTTTGTTTCTACCGTGCTCTATTAAAACAAGCAACCCCAAATGGGTGATTTGGAGCCACACTGCCAAAGAGAAGGCAGATTTGGTCAAACTTACACCTGAAGGCCACATTATGTTCCTGGACCCCAGAAACGGCCGAGTGAAAGTCTTTCCAATCCAGGCCTCAGACGGGAACTTCTCCATCAGAATTGATGAGCTTGAAAAAGCTGATCTGGGATGTTACAATTGTGGATGGACCTGTCTTCAAGTGGTGGATGGCAGAA ATTCAAGTGGAAGTATTCAGCCACTGATTCACATGGGTGCTCGTgtggctgctctccttctgctcAGTGTTGGTGGCTTATACTGCTGCAAGAAATGCAGAG TTCTCCataacaacaaaactcaggacACTGCAAACAGTCCCACACATGCAGGTACTGAGG agGAACACAAAAGTGAAGAGCCACAGAAACCTTCCTCCACCTCACTTTCATCTTCAGAAGcggaaaaaacaaaaggaagtaTAAGATAA